Below is a window of Malania oleifera isolate guangnan ecotype guangnan chromosome 1, ASM2987363v1, whole genome shotgun sequence DNA.
TTTCTTGAAATGTCATATTCCATGGAACAATTTTTCCTTTCCAAATGTTACCACCAAATCCTAAACATCATTCTTTTATGTTTCCTATTTCACAAACCTTTTCAGATTTCCCTTCTGCCAGCTCATTTTTCCGTTCATATCAGAATATAGAATTTGCATCATCACATAATAATTCCCCTCTTTTCTCTGCACCTCATACACATGTTGTTTTAGATTCATCTACTTTTCCATCTCCTTCTAGTATGACTCCAATATTTGATTCAACTGACCAAGAAGTCCTTCAGCCCAGAAAATCAACCAGAATTAAACAAACACCTTCATATCCGCAGGTTGTGGTAATATCTCTTCATCTCTATGTGCAACTTAGGCATCTACTTCAACTGATTCTACTAGTAATTTCTATTCTCTTCACCCTTTTCTTTCTACCGGCAGACTATCCACATCACATAAAGCTTTTTTAACTTCTATCACTAACTCTCTAGAACCCAAAACTTATAAACAAGCTTCTAGACTTCCTGAATGGCAAGCTTCcatgaaaaatgaacttaatgcttTGGAGTTAAataaaacttgggaacttgttAGTCTTCCTAACAATAAAAGGcctattggttgtaaatgggtatttaaagtaaaatataaagCGGATGGAACTATAGAGAGACATAAAGCTAGATTGGTGGCCAAAGGATATACTCAGCAAGAAGGCCTAGATTTCTTTAATACCTTCTCTCCTGTGGCCAACATTACTTCCATTCGGTTATTACTTGTTGTAGCTGCAGCCAAACAATGGCATCTCCATCAACTAGATGTCAATAATGCATTTCTGCATGGTGATTTacatgaagaggtatatatggaCTTGCCTCCTAGATTGGTTGTCCACGGAGAACAGAAAGTTTGTCGTCTTTTAAAAagtctttatggtttaaagcaggCTTCTAGGCAATGGTTTGTCAATCTATCCGATGTTCTCATTTCCTATGATTTTGTTCAAGGTAATTCTGATTATTCTCTATTCATTAAAAAATATGCCAGTTCCTTTATGGCCTTATtagtttatgtggatgatgtGCTCTTGGCAAGTGATAATATTTAGGGAATTGAAAGGTTGAAGTCTTTTTTAGATGTGCTCTTGGCAAGTGCTATTAAAGACTTAGGCCAGCTGAAATACTTTTTTGGCTTAGAAGTTGCGAGGTCCAAAGCTGGTATATCTTTATGCCAACGAAAGTGCATACTTGATTTACTTGCTGACACTGGTTTAACTGGTTCAAAACCTTCCGCCTTCCCTATGGAATCTACTCTCAAGTTATCTACAAATGATACCAATTTATATGAAGATCCATCAGGCTATCGAAGACTTATTGGCTGCTTACTTTACTTAACTCTCACCAGGCCTGACTTAGCCTACTCTGTGCAAGTGCTCAGTCAGTTTTTAGCTAAACATGCTGTCAGTTACCATCAAGTAGTCATTCGGGTATTGAGGTATCTTAAGGCTGCTCTAGGGCAAGGTCTCTTCTTCCCATCCTCTTCAGATTTTCAATTAAAAGGTTTTTCAGATAGTAATTGGGTAGGCTGTGTAGATTCTTGAAGGAGTGTCACTGGTTTTGCAATTTTTCTTGCCAACTCATTGGTTTCATGGAAATCAAAAAAATATGTTACCATTAGTCACACGTTTGCAGAGGCAGAGTACCGAGCTTTTGCTACTACAACATGTGAAATTCAATGACTTTTGTATGCCTTACAAGACCTGGATATCAATAATTCCCAATCAGTTTTGTTATATACTGGCAGTATATCAGCAATGTACATAGCCACAAATCCCGTTCAACACGAGAGAACGAAACATATCCAGATTGATTGCCATCTTATTAGAGAAAAATTGCAGCAACATGTTATTAAACTTTTCCATATTCCATCAAGGTTACAACTAGCAGACATATTTACAAAGCCCCTCGGATCTTCATCTTTTCATCATAATCTTCGCAAGATGAACATTCTTAACATCCATGTTCATCttgaggagggggggggggtgttggagtATTCCATCTTATATTGAGAATATAGaattaaaaaggaaagaagaaagacttaaaacagaaagaaagaaagaagagaagagtTAGTTAGCAGAGTCTTGTTAAAGAATTAGTTAGAAGAGTTAGTTATTAGTTTACTTTGTTATTTTGATGTATTATAAATAAATCTTTAGTCTGACTCAATTTCATTGATTCAATTACAATTCAACATTACTGTTTTGTCTATGTTTTCTCCACTAAATTCAAATTCTCAACACCAACAGGTCAGGGAGCTTTAATATATATGGCCATCAACCTTACCATTCAACAATATTCGAACCTCAAAACAAAAATAGAGAACGGGGACTAATTTGTTCCATTCCATACAACAAATCTTTGAACTAGAAGGGGATTGATCTAagctaaaaatttgaaaataggaTGGCAGTACTATTTCATAGAACAAACAGCATGTAGTTTGCAATTTGAACCATCTACTCAACATACAGATAACCAAAAAATAAGAGATCTACGGAACAAACTAATTCTGAAAAAAGTTAACCAAAAAATGCCATTCCTAATAAGATTTCAAAACAACATAACTCAAATAACACAGAATCACAGTTTTGTGCAAGGACATTAAACTTATCTCTCCCTTTCGTAAGGTAACATAGCTCTCAGTGGCGGAGCCCACCGGTCGGAGCGGCACCAGTAGCATAGCAGAGCAGACCGGTGACGAACCAGCCCCACGCCGCCCCCGTCATCCTCATCCGGTCTGCCAACAACCTCAGCCAGAACCGCTGCCGTTTCCTCTTCAGTGGCTTCAAGCTCTCTCTGACCACCCTTGAAGTCCCCCGACcatcaaattcaaattttctgtCCAAAGCCTCCCCCAACCGTAGTAACTGCCAATAACTAccccaaattcaaattcaaattcaaattcaaaaaacaCCACGCGCTATATATACACGCACACATTCCCCAGCCCAAATCCCGATCCGAACAAACCCACTTTTTACAAACGCCAAAATTTCCACACTGCCAATTTCCAATCCCCCCCCGGGCCAAACTCCAAAAATGGAGCACAAGGAGGAGGGACTTGGAATTAAAATCTACACATCCCCGCCGCGAGACCCTGCCCCTCCGGCCCTGACCTCCTACCCCGCCTCTCCACGGGCTGCCATCGCTGAGCCCGTCGAGCCAGAGCACGGCCGCAGACGGCGGGCCACCGTCGCGAAGGGCGTGCAGAAAACCCTCTCGAAGACGTCGATGCTGGTGAACTTCCTGCCCACCGGCACCCTCCTGACGTTCGAGATGGTGCTGCCGTCGGTGTCGCGGCACGGGGAGTGCTCGCCGGTGACGACGCTGATGATAAACATGCTGCTGGGGCTGTGCGCGCTGTCATGCTTCTTCTTCCACTTCACTGACAGTTTCAAGGGGGCGGACGGGAAGGTGTATTATGGGTTCGTGACACCGAAAGGGTTGGCGGTGTTCAAGGCGGGAGCGGGGTTGGAGAGCCCCAAGGACGAGAGGTACCGGTTGGGGCTGACGGACTTCGTGCACGCGGTGATGTCGGTGATGGTGTTCATGGCGATTGCATTTTCGGACCACCGGGTGACAAACTGTTTGTTCCCGGGGCACGAGAAGGAGATGGAGCAGGTGATGGAGAGTTTCCCCTTGATGATGGGGATTGTGTGCAGTGGGTTGTTTCTTGTGTTTCCCACTCATCGGTATGGTGTTGGGTGCATGGCCTCTTAATTATTCATGTTTAATTCGATCCTCCATCAATCTTCATCATGCATGAATACTAGGCAGTGCATGTCATATAGGGCGATTCTTTGAAGTGAAGTGGTAGcagtttttttagttttttagttTTGGTGATTGGGACGGGATCATGTATGTGGTAGGTTGATTGCATCTGTATGACATTATATTTATGtcaggaaaataaaaaataattaatctaTGTGTCTGTAgaaattgttttttattttttttattttaatttttgttccGTAATTGGTATGGTTTGCATTGTTGTGGGTTGATCGGATATGTGATTCTGTATGACACAGATCAATTGGGAACAAATTTTATTCACGTGTTTACTTGGAGCattaattttgggatggtttttCTCTCGTCTAATTTTTATGAGAGGGAcgttatttgttttgttttttactATTTTGTGGAAATTGTGGAAGTTATCAGATGCAGAGTAATAATTTTCTGAGTGTTGTGAATATGAATCACAAACATTTTGTCAATaattttcttttgatatctttCTTTTTTTACCACACAAGTTCCTTCACTTTACACTTGTAGTTTCCGGTAATGCTTAATAACAGAGGACTCGGGGGCCCTGTATGTGAGCATTTCtttcacaaaatttatcaaaccAAGCTCATTGTTACTTTGAACTGtcatatttttaatcaaatgATTTCAATTCCTAAACTCTTAAGAATCCCCCAAATTGTATATCAATGAATTACTAATTAAAAGAATTTCAATTCCTAACACCCGTAAGATCATGGTTTACATGGACAGCTGTTCCCTAGTTTTGGCATTGCTAGTAGTACAACTTCAACATAAGAAATGTAGAACCACGAACAACAAATGAAAGAATGTAAAGATGATATTTGCTTTAGCTTCCCATGGATGACAACATACaatcatttttttctctctttatctctccctctctcttaaaaataagaaaaacctaCAAATTGTACAAATCCTTCTATAAGTGTAAAACCCAAAGCATCTCAGTGAACCATTTGTTGTTTAACTGTGAGTTAAAATGCCCCTTGGTGCTGGAGTAGGAAACGAATCCACAACCTCCATCAACTTGGTGCAATACTTTTTTCTAAACCTCGATTTAGTTGGGCTTCAGAACCAAGCACCCAGTTAAGCTAGATGGTCCAGCTCATCATCGATCCCCACAGCATTTAGCCTCACTTCCTTCTTGTAGCTTCTGCCACAGGCAGAGCATCTCCCTAGGGCTTTGGTAGTGAGCAACAACAAACCCGTCTGTGCAGCCCTCATTGTAGACCCGCTCCTCCTTTACATAACTAACCTTCAAACCCCCTTTCTTCATCTCTGCTATCCAAATTCCCATTGCTACATCCTCCAGTTTGAACATCTGCTCACATCAAACATTACCGTCTTCATGTCAGGCAAAGTCGTTTAATTATACACAATGAACTATTGGTACCTCATTAAATAATTGAGCATTATGATTTTATCATCCATAATTTGATCAGAAGGTCATCAAATTTTCCCAGAGCACACTGTTTTGGTCCTTTTTTGGTTTGTACTTGTGCAATTAGTCCAAAGAACCTGGTGGTTTAAAACAAGAGTAGGAGGGGAAGAATCTAGAGTATGTTTGAAAGTGTGCTGATcacttttgtttctgtttccatatCTACTTTTTGAAGTTCGACCACATGAAACAAGTTATTGCAACTATAAGGCCAACTGTGTGCAAAGATACAGCATTGAGCAGTCAAGAGAAACCCATATTGCATGCACTGCGCCTGACGATGCTGGGATGGACAGGTGACATAaactataaatataaaataaaaactaaatataCTTATGGAAAGCTAAAGGTGGGATTGGTAGCAATCATTGAGGACATGATAAGAGTAATGTGGTTTGGAAGTAAGCAAAATATACAGAAGGAGAGCATCAGCAGTTCAAGTTCAATGTGCTcccaaaattaataaataaaaaaaataaacctcAAAGAAAATGCCACTTAAGAcaatgagaaaagaaaagaataaaaaaaaaaaaaaaactcattgcAAATGAAGAATATGGCCCTAAATAAAGGACCATAGCCAAAAGTCAGTTGAGGAATAAAACCCAAATGGGCACAAGGCTTTTCTACATGATCAATGATATCAAGGTCCTCTTAGGGGTCCAAATTATCCAAGATCACAAACTGAGAATCTTGATATTATAGATACTTTAATGCAATTTTAAGATCATACACAAAAATATCATGTATGACAAAGTTGGCAGTGCACGTTGTATAAAATCCTGAGAGGAAGAGATTTAAGCTAAAAATGAGGGAAAAATCAACAGATCTAAACAGCATACCTTTAAACGACCTCTTTGGTGCTTTTTGTAAACTGCCTTCGCTATGTCATGTGAAATAACATAACCGGGGCCATGTGCCCAGGGTGGGTAAGTTTCTTCAGCCCATtccttcaaaataaaaattggaaaattGTTCAAAGGTGAACTAACATCattatcattataataatgaataTAATTTTGTTGATTTTGCATTCCATTTAAAATGTCTTCAATAGGgagagaaaaaaggaaaagaaaaggctTTTTGAACCAGCTAAATAAAGGGGTAGTTCATGTTCAACTAGTATATGACCAACTGGTTTTGGCCCTTCCTAAATACACTAATTAATACACACACAAAAAATTGACACTCCATAATACTTCCAACTAATGAAGTAATTTTGGTCTAAGTGTCCTTATGGAACATTATTCAGATCAACAGAGTTGTCTCAGATGGCTTCAAAACAACGAAGTCCATCAAATCAGCATGATGTTGCAATCATGGTAACCAGTAAACTCAACACAGATCAAGCAATGGGTCGACCAGTAAACCTTGAGAGCCAACTTTGGAATAAATGTTATGTTGGGGAGGCATCCTTACATTTTTCAAGCTGTCATCTTGAGTGGAAAAGGAATTTAAACTCTTCAGAACCCCTTGGCTCACCAATCTTCAATACAAGGGCAGTTCCAGATTTTCTTCCAGATGGGACAAAACTTAATAATGTGATTTTATCATTTAAAAGGGCACAACATTTAGCTTTATGCGACAATATAACCCactaattaacaaaaaaaaatacaaacttcacaaaaactataaaaggaaaaaaaatgaatgaCATTCTCAAATAAACATTTGAGGCATTTCCCTTCTTTTCTCATAATTCAATTTTCATCACTAGCATTATTACTCTAACAAGAGAGAAACTAGTCATGAAAAACAAATGAGAAATTGACAATTGGAGATTTGGCACGCAATTgagacaatttgaaagaaattactAAAGATGACGAGATTTTATGATAGATTGCTCTAAATGGGGTTTAGGTgaaatattgagagagagagagagatgaaaagCAAATGCAAAATCATAAGAAGCAGAAGGAGAAATGATGTTTGAAGTCATAAGCTTCTAAGGCTTTAAAAAGGCAcaatgtatttttaaaatatcgATCTAATCTTACCTTCTAAAACATAGATGAGTGGGTAAACAGATGTAACATTAATCTTTAtaagtctatatatatacatatataggaaca
It encodes the following:
- the LOC131165665 gene encoding protein DMP9-like, whose protein sequence is MEHKEEGLGIKIYTSPPRDPAPPALTSYPASPRAAIAEPVEPEHGRRRRATVAKGVQKTLSKTSMLVNFLPTGTLLTFEMVLPSVSRHGECSPVTTLMINMLLGLCALSCFFFHFTDSFKGADGKVYYGFVTPKGLAVFKAGAGLESPKDERYRLGLTDFVHAVMSVMVFMAIAFSDHRVTNCLFPGHEKEMEQVMESFPLMMGIVCSGLFLVFPTHRYGVGCMAS